The following proteins are encoded in a genomic region of Arachis ipaensis cultivar K30076 chromosome B02, Araip1.1, whole genome shotgun sequence:
- the LOC110268988 gene encoding uncharacterized protein LOC110268988, with protein sequence MRMYMCLDAVKKGFLAGCRPIIGVDGCHLKGDHGQQLLVAVGRDLNDNYFLIVVAAVEAETKDSWGWFLEMLLNDIGESRKWVFMSDQQKGLMQIFQEALPTLEHRLCLRHLYANCKKAYGGGTVLRDLILSIAKATYVKEWERRMNQLKEVNRDYYDKLLALDPKLWTKSHFTFLAKSDMLMNNISEAFNGRILEARDKPIMTMFE encoded by the exons ATGAGAATGTACATGTGCCTTGATGCAGTCAAGAAAGGCTTCTTGGCGGGTTGTAGACCTATTATTGGCGTGGATGGATGTCACTTGAAGGGCGACCATGGACAGCAGCTGCTAGTTGCTGTTGGCAGAGATCTAAATGACAATTACTTTTTGATAGTTGTAGCTGCAGTAGAGGCAGAGACTAAGGACAGTTGGGGGTGGTTCTTGGAGATGCTGTTAAATGACATTGGAGAATCAAGAAAATGGGTTTTTATGAGTGACCAACAAAAG GGGCTGATGCAAATCTTTCAAGAGGCATTGCCAACACTGGAGCATAGGCTTTGTCTGAGGCATTTATATGCCAACTGTAAGAAAGCATATGGGGGTGGTACTGTACTAAGGGACCTAATTCTGTCTATTGCCAAAGCTACCTATGTGAAAGAATGGGAAAGAAGGATGAATCAACTAAAGGAGGTCAACAGAGACTATTATGACAAGTTGTTAGCTTTGGATCCAAAATTGTGGACAAAGAGTCACTTTACATTTCTGGCCAAGAGTGACATGCTGATGAACAACATCTCGGAGGCATTCAATGGAAGAATCCTAGAGGCAAGAGACAAGCCAATTATGACTATGTTTGAATAG
- the LOC107627665 gene encoding uncharacterized protein LOC107627665, with protein MAETTRDEDRTEEDNRKGGRNVILLEEADISEGINACSNSLYGRLFASKTFSIGTMENALKAIWENSEGFSVSDKGYNSFQFFFNKEVDVLRIERGSPWLFKDYVLHVKRWKEDENCDEEIISNFPVWVQFWDLLESFKALEVGHKLGEKLGTVLEVGKFQMRDRETRIVKTKINIDAARQVRDQLIVAGPNKKEVEVALRYERFGKFCTYCAKLGHEVKNCHDLLKDTESDMVKEDDIGE; from the coding sequence ATGGCTGAGACAACGAGGGATGAAGATCGGACCGAGGAAGACAACCGGAAAGGAGGTAGGAATGTGATTCTACTGGAAGAGGCAGACATATCAGAAGGTATTAACGCTTGCTCCAATAGTCTCTATGGCAGACTCTTTGCTTCCAAAACCTTCTCAATTGGAACCATGGAGAATGCTTTAAAGGCTATATGGGAAAACTCGGAAGGATTTAGCGTGAGTGATAAAGGGTATAATTCCTTccaattcttttttaataaagaagtGGATGTCTTGCGTATTGAACGTGGTTCTCCATGGCTATTCAAAGATTATGTGCTCCATGTCAAGAGATGGAAGGAAGATGAGAACTGTGATGAAGAGATTATTTCCAATTTTCCAGTTTGGGTTCAATTTTGGGATTTGCTAGAATCGTTTAAAGCCCTCGAAGTTGGACATAAATTGGGAGAGAAACTGGGCACAGTGTTGGAGGTAGGTAAATTTCAGATGCGAGATAGAGAAACTAGGATTGTGAAGACCAAAATCAATATTGATGCTGCCAGGCAAGTGAGAGATCAGTTAATAGTGGCAGGACCTAATAAAAAGGAGGTAGAAGTGGCACTGCGCTATGAGAGATTTGGAAAGTTCTGTACCTATTGCGCAAAATTGGGGCATGAGGTAAAAAACTGCCATGATCTGTTGAAGGACACAGAGAGTGATATGGTAAAAGAGGATGACATTGGCGAATGA